One Blattabacterium cuenoti DNA window includes the following coding sequences:
- a CDS encoding RpiB/LacA/LacB family sugar-phosphate isomerase codes for MKIAIGSDHTGIDYKCLIIDFLIEKGYKIKDFGFSSCADKVDYPDFVHPTSKFVEKGKADFGIIICGSGNGAAMTANKYQKIRAALAWKKEIAFLARRHNNANIISIPAHFVKKNKVLEIVEIFLKTDFEGGRHKVRIEKIPKKNNNPQ; via the coding sequence ATGAAAATAGCAATAGGATCAGATCATACAGGAATAGATTACAAATGTTTAATTATTGATTTTTTAATTGAAAAAGGATATAAAATAAAAGATTTTGGTTTTTCTAGTTGTGCAGATAAGGTAGATTATCCTGATTTTGTTCATCCTACATCTAAGTTTGTAGAAAAAGGAAAAGCGGATTTTGGAATTATTATTTGTGGTAGTGGAAATGGAGCTGCTATGACAGCTAATAAATATCAGAAAATTCGTGCTGCATTGGCATGGAAGAAAGAAATTGCTTTTTTAGCGAGAAGACATAACAATGCAAATATAATTAGTATCCCCGCACATTTTGTGAAAAAAAATAAAGTTTTAGAAATAGTAGAAATATTTTTAAAAACAGATTTTGAAGGTGGAAGACATAAAGTTAGAATAGAAAAAATTCCTAAAAAAAATAATAATCCTCAGTAG
- the gmk gene encoding guanylate kinase, giving the protein MKRGKMIILSGPSGSGKTTISHYILSKFPELKFSVSCTTRTIRPHEKHGKDYYFISKDRFISNIKKDQFAEWEEVYPQLFYGTLKSEIFKIWKTNEHILFDVDVKGGVHLKRKYPKNSLSIFIMAHSIKILKKRLITRNSEELSKIKIRLNKAEREFHYAKLFDIVLLNVNLIQTKKKAKKLVSNFLRKN; this is encoded by the coding sequence ATGAAAAGAGGAAAAATGATTATCCTATCAGGACCTTCGGGATCTGGAAAAACCACAATTTCTCATTACATTCTTTCAAAATTTCCTGAATTAAAATTTTCAGTATCATGTACCACTAGAACAATTCGCCCCCATGAAAAACATGGAAAAGATTATTATTTTATTTCTAAAGACAGATTTATTTCCAATATAAAAAAGGATCAATTTGCGGAATGGGAAGAGGTTTACCCACAATTATTTTATGGAACTTTAAAAAGTGAAATTTTCAAGATTTGGAAAACAAATGAACATATTTTATTTGATGTTGATGTAAAAGGTGGGGTACATTTAAAAAGAAAATATCCCAAAAATTCATTATCCATATTTATAATGGCACACTCCATAAAAATTCTAAAAAAAAGACTTATTACAAGAAATTCTGAAGAATTATCGAAAATAAAAATACGTTTAAACAAAGCAGAAAGAGAATTTCACTATGCAAAATTATTTGATATTGTATTACTAAACGTTAATTTGATTCAAACAAAAAAAAAAGCAAAAAAATTAGTTTCTAATTTTCTTAGAAAAAATTAG
- the rsmI gene encoding 16S rRNA (cytidine(1402)-2'-O)-methyltransferase, with protein MLLYIVPTPIGNLEDITFRSLRILKKVDFILVENYKFSKRLLNFYNIKTHTKTYHIHNEHKIIPFILKKIKEGKKIALISNAGTPSISDPGFLLVKNCINSNISIECLPGPTALIPALVSSGFPTNEFTFVGFLPKKKRKIKLENLSQENRTLIFYESPHRLIRTLNDFKIFFGLEKKIVICKEISKVFQETLRGNIGDMISYFNNKKKILGEYTLILNKKKQ; from the coding sequence ATGCTATTATATATTGTTCCTACTCCTATAGGAAATCTTGAAGATATTACTTTTAGAAGCTTACGTATTTTAAAAAAAGTAGATTTTATACTAGTAGAAAATTATAAATTTTCAAAAAGATTATTAAATTTCTATAATATTAAAACTCATACAAAAACCTATCATATTCATAATGAACATAAAATCATTCCATTTATTTTAAAAAAAATAAAAGAAGGGAAAAAAATAGCATTGATTTCCAATGCAGGAACCCCAAGTATATCTGACCCAGGTTTTTTACTAGTAAAAAACTGTATAAATTCTAATATATCTATAGAATGTTTACCAGGACCAACAGCTTTAATTCCCGCATTAGTAAGTTCTGGATTTCCTACTAATGAATTTACATTTGTTGGTTTTTTGCCAAAAAAAAAAAGAAAAATAAAATTAGAAAATTTATCTCAAGAAAATAGAACTCTTATATTTTACGAATCGCCTCATAGATTGATACGAACGTTAAATGATTTTAAGATTTTTTTCGGATTAGAAAAAAAGATTGTTATATGTAAAGAAATATCAAAAGTTTTCCAAGAAACACTAAGAGGAAATATTGGAGATATGATTTCATATTTTAATAATAAAAAAAAAATATTAGGGGAATATACTTTAATTCTTAACAAAAAGAAACAATAA
- a CDS encoding aspartate-semialdehyde dehydrogenase → MKLGIVGVTGMVGRVMIDVLKQRNFPIDELYLSASERSIGKKFIFKNKKHTVLSMEELFSKSPHIVLFSAGSEISKKWAPRFSEIGTTVIDNSSAWRMDPDKKLIVPEINASCLKKTDKIISNPNCSTIQLVMILYPLHLEYCINRVIVSTYQSVTGTGKKALNQLNKEKAGYSYYKDKYEKIYPHPIYQNVLPHCDSFGSDGYTIEEIKLMKETKKIMNDQKISITATSARVPVIGGHSESVNITFQKEPNIDQIREIFVKKIKGVIVQDDLEKNIYPTPFFSHGKDEVFVGRIRKDFSCLNSLNLWIVSDNLRKGAATNAIQIAEYLIEKKYI, encoded by the coding sequence ATGAAATTAGGAATAGTGGGGGTAACAGGAATGGTTGGACGTGTAATGATAGATGTTTTAAAACAAAGAAATTTTCCAATTGATGAATTATATCTTTCCGCTTCTGAAAGGTCAATAGGAAAAAAATTTATTTTCAAAAACAAAAAACATACTGTTCTAAGTATGGAAGAATTATTTTCAAAATCTCCTCATATTGTTTTATTTTCAGCAGGATCAGAAATTTCAAAAAAATGGGCTCCAAGATTCTCAGAAATAGGAACAACTGTTATTGATAATTCTTCTGCATGGAGGATGGACCCTGATAAAAAGTTGATTGTTCCTGAAATAAATGCTTCTTGTTTAAAAAAAACAGATAAAATTATTTCTAATCCAAATTGTTCTACAATACAATTGGTAATGATTTTATACCCTTTACATTTGGAATACTGTATAAATCGCGTAATAGTATCTACATATCAATCTGTTACTGGAACGGGAAAAAAAGCGTTAAATCAATTAAATAAAGAGAAAGCAGGATACTCCTATTATAAGGATAAATATGAAAAAATATATCCCCATCCTATTTATCAAAATGTATTACCACATTGTGATTCGTTTGGATCAGATGGATACACGATAGAAGAAATAAAATTAATGAAAGAAACAAAAAAAATTATGAATGATCAAAAAATATCTATTACAGCAACTTCTGCAAGAGTTCCTGTGATAGGAGGACATTCAGAAAGCGTTAATATCACATTTCAAAAAGAACCAAACATTGATCAAATACGGGAAATATTTGTAAAAAAAATTAAAGGAGTTATTGTTCAAGATGATCTAGAGAAAAATATTTATCCTACTCCGTTCTTTTCTCATGGAAAAGATGAAGTGTTTGTTGGACGGATTCGTAAAGATTTTTCATGTTTAAATTCATTAAATCTTTGGATTGTTTCAGATAACCTTAGAAAAGGTGCCGCAACAAATGCAATACAAATAGCGGAATACCTAATAGAAAAAAAATATATTTAG